From a region of the Fischerella sp. JS2 genome:
- a CDS encoding class I SAM-dependent methyltransferase, with translation MLLRPEQRTKLDAGDDKQFYSFARFVTHVDEGFIKQLTDLYRDRLQPNTRILDMMSSWVSHLPEEMQFAHVEGHGLNAEELARNPRLDHYFVQDLNENPRLPLPDQNFDAVLNCVSVQYLQYPEAVFSEIYRVLKPGGIAIISFSNRMFFQKAIQAWRDASEATRVELVKGYFTSVPGFTTPEVIARQSNIPAFLQWLGAAGGDPFYAAIAKRQN, from the coding sequence ATGCTCCTCAGACCAGAACAACGTACTAAACTTGACGCAGGCGACGACAAACAATTTTATTCCTTTGCGCGCTTTGTCACTCATGTAGACGAAGGTTTTATTAAACAATTAACCGACTTATATCGCGATCGCCTGCAACCCAACACACGCATTTTAGATATGATGAGCAGTTGGGTTTCGCATTTACCAGAAGAAATGCAGTTTGCCCATGTGGAAGGACACGGACTCAACGCTGAGGAATTAGCACGTAATCCCCGCTTAGATCATTATTTTGTTCAGGATCTCAACGAAAATCCCCGTTTACCACTTCCAGATCAAAATTTTGATGCTGTCCTCAATTGTGTCTCTGTGCAATATTTGCAATATCCAGAAGCAGTATTTTCCGAAATTTATCGCGTCCTCAAACCAGGTGGAATTGCTATCATCAGCTTTTCTAACCGCATGTTTTTTCAAAAGGCTATCCAAGCATGGCGAGATGCATCAGAAGCAACCAGAGTTGAATTAGTTAAAGGCTATTTTACCTCTGTACCTGGATTTACTACCCCAGAAGTGATTGCCCGGCAATCAAATATACCAGCTTTTCTTCAATGGTTGGGTGCTGCGGGAGGAGATCCCTTTTATGCAGCGATCGCTAAACGCCAGAATTAA